One window from the genome of Salisaeta longa DSM 21114 encodes:
- a CDS encoding zinc-ribbon domain-containing protein gives MSDAATCPSCGARVSPNQAACDLCGTPLVAEADEPRPPASDDMPGTACPSCGSTNPAGAQFCNQCGAGLASDEAAGEASADEGAEGIAGARPVQADLPRGKAPASPDESAAAPEAPADVQGPPVAWVVGGAVAVVLVLFGVTLWSQQTWPETPSEGPTTATQASAEQTAALPDLVTQYSAAVPEALVPQIDSLRRAIAQASGAPQQQVRQALVNVYIGAGQNGRAALVQRRLARQTGTAADWQRAGDLLYAWLDRVSNQPQGMPRTAITATADAIVQAYEKVLAQQPNNLDVRTEMATALLQTNQPMRGVQEINRVLAQDPEHYQARFNKGIMLVMIGRAQEAIAEFEKVQEIVGAGSPYYKQAAQAIETIQARLQADSSATPRTGARPVPSR, from the coding sequence ATGTCCGATGCCGCCACCTGTCCGTCCTGCGGGGCCCGCGTGTCTCCCAACCAGGCTGCCTGCGACCTGTGCGGGACGCCGCTCGTTGCGGAGGCCGACGAGCCGCGCCCGCCTGCTTCCGACGATATGCCCGGTACGGCCTGCCCCTCGTGCGGCTCCACCAACCCCGCGGGGGCGCAGTTTTGCAACCAGTGCGGCGCTGGGCTAGCGAGCGACGAGGCGGCAGGCGAAGCGTCGGCAGATGAAGGAGCAGAAGGTATTGCGGGGGCGCGCCCCGTGCAGGCCGATCTGCCGCGCGGGAAGGCCCCGGCGTCGCCTGACGAATCTGCTGCGGCTCCGGAGGCTCCCGCCGACGTCCAGGGGCCACCGGTGGCGTGGGTTGTGGGCGGCGCGGTGGCGGTGGTGCTGGTGCTGTTTGGCGTTACGCTGTGGAGCCAACAAACGTGGCCCGAGACGCCGTCGGAGGGCCCCACCACGGCCACGCAGGCATCGGCCGAGCAAACGGCGGCCCTCCCCGATCTGGTAACGCAGTACAGCGCAGCCGTGCCCGAGGCCCTGGTGCCCCAGATTGATTCCCTGAGGCGCGCCATTGCACAGGCCAGCGGTGCGCCGCAGCAACAGGTGCGCCAAGCGCTGGTGAACGTGTACATTGGCGCCGGGCAGAACGGACGGGCTGCGCTTGTGCAGCGCCGGTTGGCGCGGCAAACCGGCACGGCGGCCGACTGGCAGCGGGCGGGCGACCTGCTCTATGCGTGGCTCGACCGCGTGAGCAACCAGCCCCAGGGCATGCCACGGACGGCGATCACGGCTACGGCCGATGCCATTGTGCAGGCGTACGAAAAGGTGCTTGCGCAACAGCCCAACAACCTGGATGTGCGCACCGAGATGGCCACGGCGCTTCTGCAAACCAATCAGCCCATGCGCGGCGTGCAGGAGATTAACCGGGTGCTTGCACAAGATCCGGAGCACTACCAGGCGCGCTTCAACAAGGGCATCATGCTTGTGATGATTGGGCGCGCACAAGAGGCGATTGCGGAGTTTGAGAAGGTGCAGGAGATTGTGGGCGCCGGGTCGCCGTACTACAAGCAAGCCGCGCAAGCCATCGAAACGATTCAGGCGCGCCTGCAGGCCGATTCGAGTGCCACGCCGCGTACGGGAGCACGCCCCGTGCCCTCTCGTTAG
- a CDS encoding YqgE/AlgH family protein — MASDAAALAPGTLLLAAPVLQDPNFRRTVVLLCEHNPNGTFGLTLNRPLDATLSDVIEGFFVNDPTIYLGGPVQRDTLHYVHRRAEAIPDGIPLTDTVHWGGDFEAVQAEIQRDDAATEDLRFFLGYAGWSPGQLASELEEHAWVVVPEAADLIFETPPDRLWSAAMRRKGGEHALWANFPDNPRMN; from the coding sequence ATGGCTTCCGATGCCGCCGCGCTTGCGCCGGGTACGCTGCTTTTGGCCGCGCCCGTGCTGCAAGATCCAAACTTTCGCCGTACGGTGGTGCTGCTCTGCGAGCACAACCCCAACGGCACGTTCGGGCTCACGCTGAACCGCCCGCTCGATGCCACCCTGAGCGATGTCATCGAGGGCTTTTTCGTCAACGATCCGACGATTTATCTGGGCGGGCCGGTGCAGCGCGACACGCTGCACTACGTCCATCGCCGCGCCGAGGCCATTCCCGATGGCATTCCGCTGACGGACACCGTGCACTGGGGCGGCGACTTTGAGGCGGTGCAGGCCGAAATTCAACGCGATGACGCGGCTACTGAGGACCTGCGGTTTTTCTTGGGCTACGCGGGCTGGTCGCCCGGACAACTGGCGTCGGAGCTAGAGGAGCACGCCTGGGTGGTGGTGCCAGAGGCTGCCGATCTGATCTTCGAGACGCCGCCCGACCGGCTGTGGAGCGCGGCGATGCGACGCAAGGGCGGCGAGCACGCCCTGTGGGCCAACTTTCCCGACAACCCGCGCATGAACTGA